A region of Algiphilus sp. DNA encodes the following proteins:
- a CDS encoding phosphotransferase family protein: protein MSVDAAAERVAEAWRRRHGETLTVHAAEALSAGAASTSIALDVEAGGEQRQLVLQLAGAGAAEEFPGALDKATQARVQALAAERGVPTPAVLLTLDAGDGQGAGFVTARVDGETLGGRIVHGSAFAQARQHLAAQCAGALARVHALDPGAFDFLPRLDAGAQLAELARLHRPFGEALPAFEAAIAWLERETPEPQEPRLVHGDFRTGNFLVDADGLSAVLDWELAHLGDPAEDIGWLCMRSWRFGRDDLPAGGFAARDDFLARYAALGGARVEPERVRYWELLAALKWGVVCQSFGWQYVRGHTMALEPAMIGRRVAETELHIIDLLEGRGD from the coding sequence ATGAGCGTGGACGCCGCCGCCGAACGCGTGGCCGAAGCATGGCGCCGGCGCCACGGCGAAACGCTGACCGTTCACGCCGCGGAAGCGCTGTCGGCCGGCGCCGCGTCGACCAGCATCGCGCTCGATGTCGAGGCCGGCGGCGAGCAGCGCCAGCTCGTGCTGCAGCTCGCCGGCGCGGGCGCCGCAGAGGAATTTCCGGGCGCGCTCGACAAGGCGACTCAGGCGCGCGTGCAGGCGCTGGCCGCCGAGCGCGGCGTGCCCACGCCGGCCGTTCTGCTGACGCTCGACGCCGGCGACGGCCAGGGCGCCGGTTTCGTCACCGCCCGCGTCGACGGCGAGACCCTCGGCGGTCGCATCGTGCACGGCAGTGCCTTCGCTCAGGCGCGCCAGCATCTGGCAGCGCAGTGTGCCGGGGCACTCGCGCGCGTCCACGCCCTCGATCCGGGCGCCTTCGACTTCCTGCCGCGGCTCGACGCGGGCGCACAGCTGGCCGAGCTGGCGCGGCTGCACCGGCCCTTCGGTGAAGCGCTGCCGGCATTCGAGGCCGCCATCGCATGGCTGGAGCGCGAGACGCCCGAACCGCAGGAACCACGGCTGGTGCACGGCGACTTCCGAACCGGCAACTTCCTCGTCGATGCCGACGGCCTGTCGGCGGTGCTGGACTGGGAGCTCGCCCATCTCGGCGATCCGGCCGAGGACATCGGCTGGCTGTGCATGCGCTCCTGGCGCTTCGGTCGCGATGACCTGCCGGCCGGCGGCTTCGCGGCCCGCGACGACTTCCTGGCGCGCTACGCCGCGCTCGGCGGCGCGCGCGTCGAACCGGAACGCGTGCGCTACTGGGAACTGCTGGCTGCGCTCAAGTGGGGCGTGGTCTGCCAGTCCTTCGGGTGGCAGTACGTACGGGGCCACACCATGGCGCTGGAACCAGCGATGATCGGCCGGCGCGTGGCCGAGACCGAGCTGCACATCATCGATCTGCTGGAAGGACGCGGAGACTGA
- a CDS encoding DUF6285 domain-containing protein produces the protein MAANRPHAVELLDAGRAALAGLGEAGPKQARYQLRLALGAIDIVRRELRDGAELAERERTALATLLHRDADTVAALREALCAALRDGTFQPDDPAVLAALRVAAESHLAIDNPDLAALPPRDRAPS, from the coding sequence ATGGCCGCCAACCGCCCCCACGCCGTCGAGCTGCTCGATGCCGGACGCGCCGCGCTGGCAGGGCTCGGCGAAGCCGGCCCCAAGCAGGCGCGCTACCAGCTCCGGCTGGCGCTGGGCGCCATTGACATCGTGCGCCGCGAGCTCCGCGACGGCGCCGAACTGGCCGAGCGCGAGCGCACCGCCCTCGCGACGCTGCTGCATCGCGATGCGGACACGGTCGCGGCACTGCGCGAAGCGCTCTGCGCGGCGCTGCGCGACGGAACCTTCCAGCCCGACGACCCGGCCGTGCTGGCCGCGCTGCGGGTCGCCGCCGAGTCGCACCTTGCCATCGACAACCCCGATCTGGCGGCACTGCCGCCACGCGACCGGGCGCCTTCATGA
- a CDS encoding AraC family transcriptional regulator, translated as MVPEASPSDPIPFITLPNWVKAATRCGFNIQPIFDELGITTDLLHLETATIERTVMEALMARCVASARDQHFPFALGETFAFDYLPDLEAFLTTSPTLREATGIFDWVRELINPMLTVTLHEHGDTAVLALRFADPSADPPTRPWLSEAMFASILKFGRMLVGDDAPFTVLRFRHPPPPHAAAYQPFFRVPVRFNEAQHALEYPRRLLDLPLSGGYPALHEQARQRIERRARAVPRRSGVVAEIERALAHRPALLGAGVDAVAEEIGLHPRTLQRRLTDAGTRFGAVQAQARRQLAERYLADATLDIETISERLGFSDRRSFTRAFTRWTGETPSAWRARGGD; from the coding sequence ATGGTGCCCGAAGCATCGCCGAGCGATCCGATCCCCTTCATCACGCTGCCCAACTGGGTCAAGGCGGCGACGCGCTGCGGCTTCAACATCCAGCCCATCTTCGACGAGCTGGGCATCACCACCGATCTGCTGCATCTGGAGACCGCCACCATCGAGCGGACCGTGATGGAGGCGCTCATGGCGCGCTGCGTGGCGAGCGCGCGCGATCAGCACTTTCCCTTCGCGCTGGGCGAGACCTTCGCCTTCGACTATCTGCCCGATCTCGAGGCCTTCCTCACCACCAGTCCAACCCTGCGCGAAGCCACCGGGATCTTCGACTGGGTGCGCGAGCTCATCAATCCCATGCTGACGGTGACGCTGCACGAGCACGGCGATACCGCGGTGCTGGCACTGCGCTTCGCCGACCCGTCCGCCGACCCGCCGACGCGGCCCTGGCTGAGCGAGGCCATGTTCGCGTCCATCCTGAAGTTCGGCCGCATGCTGGTTGGTGACGACGCGCCCTTCACGGTGCTGCGCTTCCGGCACCCGCCGCCGCCGCACGCCGCCGCCTACCAGCCCTTCTTCCGGGTGCCGGTGCGCTTCAACGAGGCGCAGCACGCGCTGGAATATCCGCGCCGGTTGCTCGACCTCCCGCTGTCGGGCGGCTATCCGGCGCTGCACGAGCAGGCGCGCCAGCGCATCGAGCGCCGCGCCCGGGCGGTGCCACGACGCAGCGGCGTGGTGGCCGAAATCGAGCGCGCGCTCGCCCACCGCCCGGCGCTGCTCGGCGCCGGCGTCGACGCCGTGGCCGAGGAGATCGGGCTGCATCCGCGCACCCTGCAGCGCCGCCTGACCGACGCCGGAACGCGCTTCGGGGCGGTGCAGGCGCAGGCGCGCCGGCAGCTGGCCGAGCGCTATCTCGCCGACGCGACGCTCGACATCGAGACCATCAGCGAGCGGCTCGGCTTCTCGGACCGGCGCAGCTTCACGCGCGCGTTCACCCGCTGGACCGGCGAAACGCCCAGCGCCTGGCGCGCCCGCGGCGGCGATTGA